Proteins found in one Streptomyces sp. CB09001 genomic segment:
- a CDS encoding TetR family transcriptional regulator — MRADAARNLTAVLHAGARLLAEDPGTPMAAIAAAAGVDRTTVHRRFANREALLSAVFQAKLDSAERVLDEARLLESPLPVALHRYLEGIIPVSREWPVDMRLMMQKDPAAWTRREEQSARLDAFIRRALDEGYLRAGVDATWARTILDELVDTAAHRFPDLEPPQAADLVAATLLNGLGAT, encoded by the coding sequence GCGTAACCTGACTGCCGTCCTCCACGCCGGAGCTCGACTCCTGGCAGAGGACCCAGGCACCCCCATGGCGGCCATCGCCGCCGCCGCCGGAGTGGACCGCACGACCGTCCACCGCCGCTTCGCAAACCGTGAAGCCCTGCTCAGCGCCGTTTTCCAGGCCAAGCTCGACTCCGCCGAACGCGTCCTGGACGAAGCCCGCCTGCTCGAGTCCCCCCTGCCGGTCGCCCTCCACCGCTACCTGGAGGGGATCATCCCCGTCAGCCGCGAATGGCCGGTCGACATGCGCCTGATGATGCAGAAAGACCCCGCCGCCTGGACCCGCCGGGAGGAGCAGAGCGCCCGCCTCGACGCCTTCATCCGCCGCGCACTGGACGAGGGCTACCTACGAGCAGGCGTCGACGCAACCTGGGCACGGACGATCCTGGACGAACTCGTCGACACCGCCGCCCACCGATTCCCCGACCTGGAACCCCCACAGGCCGCCGACCTCGTCGCCGCCACCCTCCTGAACGGCCTCGGCGCGACCTGA
- a CDS encoding TIGR02391 family protein, whose translation MSASTKHPLWSPATVTAVADVLAATNDGLIGREIDHLLALTGVAEAEGSNKRERLARALLARQARDQASNCVIRFITEAMAPVRYARQPEVFSRRRNDLNEVLVHVGLRVNEEGKVARGPAASTLDQAARHANSLRAELRRRDTHPQVLAYCTREILAKNAFHASLEAAKSVFDRLRQLTGEQLDGSQLVDAVLMPGATGTPRVAVNTGSTPTESGEQKGFAMLTKGLSSMYRNPTAHDPRLSRPVSDEELLELLTTLSMVHRRLDHARVQP comes from the coding sequence ATGAGCGCCTCCACCAAGCACCCCCTCTGGTCCCCCGCCACCGTCACCGCGGTTGCCGATGTCCTCGCCGCCACGAACGACGGCCTGATCGGCCGGGAGATCGATCACCTGCTCGCCCTGACAGGCGTTGCGGAAGCCGAGGGATCAAACAAGCGGGAGCGGCTGGCCCGCGCCCTGCTGGCGCGGCAGGCGCGTGACCAGGCGTCGAACTGCGTGATCAGGTTCATCACCGAGGCGATGGCCCCCGTGCGCTATGCACGGCAGCCCGAGGTGTTCTCCCGGCGCCGCAACGACCTCAACGAGGTCCTGGTCCATGTCGGCCTGCGGGTCAACGAGGAGGGAAAGGTGGCGCGCGGGCCAGCCGCAAGCACCCTGGACCAGGCGGCCCGGCACGCCAACTCCCTGCGGGCGGAGCTGCGCCGCCGGGATACGCACCCTCAGGTGCTGGCCTACTGCACCCGGGAGATCCTCGCCAAGAACGCCTTCCACGCCAGTCTGGAGGCCGCCAAGTCCGTCTTCGACCGGCTGCGGCAGCTCACCGGCGAGCAGCTCGACGGCTCGCAGCTCGTCGACGCCGTCCTCATGCCCGGGGCCACCGGTACACCGCGGGTGGCCGTCAATACCGGTTCGACGCCGACGGAGAGCGGTGAGCAGAAGGGGTTCGCGATGCTGACCAAGGGGCTGAGCAGCATGTACCGCAACCCCACAGCACACGATCCGCGGCTCAGCCGGCCCGTCAGCGACGAGGAACTGCTGGAGCTGCTGACCACCTTGTCGATGGTCCACCGCCGTCTCGACCACGCCCGCGTACAGCCCTGA
- a CDS encoding PIN domain-containing protein has protein sequence MRTGAEAAETMRAVRKRYDEWTWKAAEELNRRFSDREIAGQLRAGRYRAILTAPLDEARLMMYVELAELQDYFRSVANRVRAMQERYGRAGAVRYVVLDTNTTLHFTRFDKVPWQKVFGKGTAVMVPHVVVDEIDTKSYQTGDRKISRRARGVFRLLESVLEAGPEKAAADDGTPVFIAADEPGHARLSVPDDELVASALRLHQAVAPAEVVVISRDIGVRTRAGTWGLPAQPLPDTYLIEGGELRRQELEQAAAKLVPDGDVSQRSAPKESAASSSGPAERQAGSGS, from the coding sequence ATGAGGACCGGCGCGGAAGCCGCGGAAACGATGCGGGCCGTGCGCAAGCGGTACGACGAGTGGACCTGGAAGGCCGCCGAGGAGCTCAACCGGCGGTTCAGCGACCGGGAGATCGCGGGACAACTCCGCGCGGGCCGCTACAGGGCGATCCTCACCGCACCGTTGGACGAGGCCCGGCTGATGATGTACGTGGAGCTCGCCGAGCTCCAGGACTACTTCAGGTCCGTGGCAAACCGGGTGCGTGCCATGCAGGAGCGGTACGGGCGCGCCGGTGCCGTGCGGTACGTGGTGCTGGACACGAACACGACACTGCACTTCACACGGTTCGACAAGGTCCCCTGGCAAAAGGTGTTCGGGAAGGGCACCGCGGTCATGGTCCCGCACGTCGTGGTCGACGAGATCGACACCAAGAGCTACCAGACCGGGGACAGGAAGATCTCTAGGCGGGCGCGTGGCGTGTTCCGGCTGCTGGAGTCGGTGCTGGAAGCGGGGCCCGAGAAAGCGGCCGCGGACGACGGGACCCCCGTATTCATCGCGGCCGATGAGCCCGGGCATGCCCGTCTTTCCGTGCCGGACGACGAGTTGGTGGCCTCGGCGCTGCGTCTGCACCAGGCCGTCGCTCCCGCGGAGGTGGTCGTCATCAGCCGGGACATCGGTGTTCGGACCCGTGCCGGCACCTGGGGGCTTCCGGCACAGCCCTTGCCCGACACGTACCTGATCGAGGGCGGCGAGCTTCGCCGGCAGGAACTGGAGCAGGCAGCGGCCAAGCTCGTGCCGGACGGGGACGTATCGCAGCGGTCCGCGCCCAAGGAATCCGCCGCATCCTCCTCGGGCCCGGCGGAACGTCAGGCGGGGAGCGGCTCGTGA